Proteins encoded in a region of the Gallalistipes aquisgranensis genome:
- a CDS encoding BamA/TamA family outer membrane protein, whose amino-acid sequence MLLLFLLTRLCVAAGRDASLSAAGPGDTIGAPPSERVTRFYDSLESKSTRRTVPRLIYRSIFIRGRRDTLGRDRVVDESKRFEPYAGKRIGRIILERGNVFDPDGNKLERFGNRIHAVTRERTIRRDLFFKPGDPLDPDELAKNQQFLRSRSYIAEARIEAVPDPSDSTLVDLVVQTRDSWTISADLSLNINGRTGVELYDANLLGYGNRLSVGTNFDWKNGTYGGNRFEYGIPNILGTFFDAEFIVGRRFEYSDLGFTVKKKFLLPTDYELGISYQDKAEPYYMLFQDSTMRTAGRFLDVWGGRSRYIRPFRNSIYFTGRYSRWTYDIRPEVRPDYNPVFHNSQRVLAGIGIYREKFYSATMVYGFGLKEYLAAGYKAELTGGYIWGEFSHDWYLGMHFSKGGFFNAGYLMGGFTLGSYISPSSGMWYRSGVDFELRYFTPLLVSGRSRIRQFINLSYTQGWNRDTGCDELIEFTEDRGPNALDEKIVGLNRAVLNTETVLFTPWQPYGFKIAFYGFADFALLGRESNIFRNDFFNTIGLGVRIKNERLVFNTIQIRFGVALGKGGFRKAEYFNISNQRRPEQYRYLPEAPEVVPFR is encoded by the coding sequence ATGCTGTTGCTCTTTCTGCTGACCCGCCTGTGCGTGGCTGCGGGGCGTGATGCGTCGTTGTCGGCCGCCGGACCGGGCGATACGATCGGGGCGCCTCCTTCGGAGCGGGTCACGCGTTTTTACGACAGTCTCGAATCGAAATCCACCCGCCGGACAGTTCCCCGCCTGATCTACCGCTCCATTTTCATCCGCGGACGGCGCGATACGCTCGGGCGTGATCGGGTGGTGGACGAGAGCAAGCGTTTCGAACCCTATGCCGGCAAACGCATCGGCCGGATCATTCTCGAGCGGGGCAATGTCTTCGACCCCGACGGAAACAAACTCGAACGTTTCGGCAACCGTATCCATGCGGTGACGCGGGAACGGACCATCCGGCGCGATCTTTTTTTCAAGCCGGGCGATCCGCTCGATCCGGACGAATTGGCCAAGAACCAGCAGTTTCTCCGTTCGCGCAGTTACATTGCCGAGGCGCGGATCGAGGCCGTGCCCGATCCTTCGGACAGCACACTGGTCGATCTGGTGGTCCAGACGCGCGACAGCTGGACGATCAGTGCCGACCTGAGCCTCAATATCAACGGACGCACCGGTGTGGAACTGTACGACGCCAACCTGCTCGGTTACGGAAACCGTCTGAGTGTCGGGACCAATTTCGACTGGAAAAACGGTACATACGGCGGCAACCGTTTCGAGTATGGAATACCTAATATACTCGGCACCTTTTTCGATGCGGAGTTCATCGTGGGCCGGCGGTTCGAGTATTCCGACCTCGGTTTCACCGTGAAAAAGAAATTCCTGCTTCCCACCGACTACGAACTGGGCATCTCCTACCAGGACAAGGCCGAACCCTACTACATGCTGTTCCAGGACTCCACGATGCGTACCGCAGGCCGTTTCCTCGACGTGTGGGGCGGTCGTTCCCGGTATATCCGTCCGTTCCGCAACAGCATCTATTTCACCGGCCGGTACAGCCGCTGGACCTATGATATCCGTCCCGAAGTGCGTCCCGATTACAACCCCGTTTTCCACAATTCGCAGCGCGTGCTGGCCGGGATCGGTATTTACAGGGAGAAGTTCTATTCCGCCACCATGGTTTACGGCTTTGGATTGAAGGAGTATCTGGCCGCCGGTTACAAGGCGGAACTGACGGGCGGATACATTTGGGGAGAGTTTTCCCACGACTGGTATCTGGGGATGCATTTCTCCAAAGGCGGTTTTTTCAATGCGGGCTATCTGATGGGCGGTTTCACCCTCGGCAGCTATATCAGCCCCTCGAGCGGCATGTGGTATCGCAGCGGTGTGGATTTCGAGCTGCGCTATTTCACTCCCCTGCTGGTGAGCGGTCGCAGCCGCATCCGCCAGTTCATCAACCTGAGTTATACGCAGGGATGGAACCGCGATACCGGATGCGACGAACTGATCGAATTTACGGAGGACCGGGGGCCGAATGCCCTCGACGAAAAAATCGTGGGTCTCAACCGGGCCGTGCTCAACACCGAAACGGTGCTTTTCACCCCGTGGCAGCCCTACGGCTTCAAGATCGCTTTCTACGGCTTTGCCGATTTTGCTCTGTTGGGCCGCGAATCCAACATTTTCCGCAATGATTTTTTCAATACGATCGGGTTGGGTGTACGGATCAAAAACGAACGGCTGGTTTTCAACACGATTCAGATACGTTTCGGTGTCGCATTGGGCAAAGGCGGCTTCCGGAAGGCCGAATATTTTAATATTTCCAACCAGCGGCGCCCCGAACAGTACCGCTACCTGCCCGAGGCTCCGGAGGTGGTTCCCTTTCGCTGA
- the rsxA gene encoding electron transport complex subunit RsxA: MEYFVIVIGAIFVNNIVLSQFLGICPFLGVSNKVETSLGMGAAVTFVMAITAVVAYLLQYFVLVPLHIEYMQTIVFILVIAALVQMVEIILKKLSPALYQALGIFLPLITTNCAVLGIAILLVQKEFNLLESVVYSVSTALGFTLALVLFAGLRERLALEDLPKAMKGVPIALITAGILAMAFMGFSGLV, translated from the coding sequence ATGGAATATTTCGTGATCGTTATCGGGGCGATCTTCGTCAATAACATCGTCCTTTCGCAGTTCCTCGGCATCTGTCCCTTCCTGGGCGTGTCGAACAAGGTGGAGACTTCGCTGGGCATGGGGGCCGCCGTCACTTTCGTCATGGCCATCACGGCCGTCGTGGCCTATCTGCTGCAATATTTCGTGCTGGTGCCCCTGCATATCGAATATATGCAGACCATCGTTTTCATCCTGGTCATCGCCGCGCTGGTGCAGATGGTCGAGATCATCCTCAAGAAACTGAGTCCGGCGCTTTACCAGGCGCTGGGTATCTTCCTGCCGCTGATTACCACCAACTGCGCCGTGCTGGGTATCGCCATCCTGCTCGTGCAGAAGGAGTTCAATCTGCTCGAGTCGGTGGTTTACTCCGTCTCCACGGCACTCGGTTTCACGCTGGCTCTGGTGCTTTTCGCCGGCCTGCGCGAGCGTCTGGCATTGGAAGACCTGCCGAAGGCCATGAAGGGAGTGCCCATTGCACTGATTACAGCCGGTATTCTGGCCATGGCTTTCATGGGATTTTCCGGATTGGTATAA
- a CDS encoding RnfABCDGE type electron transport complex subunit G yields the protein MESTLKNMVLTLFVITLVASTAVGFVYKVTEGPIAVSEAAKTTNALAQVLPSFDNDPSAERQEMEQEGLPVIIYTAKSGDQIVGYAVETRTSKGFGGEIVLMVGFKPDGEIVKIETLKHSETPGLGDKIDSKKSNFSVQFSGKNPADFKLAVKKDGGDVDAITASTISSRAFSDAVLRGYNALMTLTGGQVNSVSGATSAAAAPANESDDAQKGGENE from the coding sequence ATGGAAAGTACATTGAAAAACATGGTCCTTACGCTGTTCGTCATCACGCTGGTGGCATCGACGGCCGTGGGATTCGTCTATAAGGTGACCGAGGGGCCCATCGCGGTTTCCGAGGCGGCCAAGACCACCAATGCTCTGGCGCAGGTACTGCCGTCTTTCGACAACGATCCTTCCGCCGAGAGACAGGAGATGGAGCAGGAGGGCCTGCCCGTGATCATCTATACGGCCAAAAGCGGCGACCAGATCGTGGGATACGCTGTGGAGACCCGCACCTCGAAAGGGTTTGGCGGCGAGATCGTGCTGATGGTCGGTTTCAAGCCCGACGGCGAGATCGTGAAGATCGAAACGCTGAAGCACTCTGAAACCCCGGGGCTGGGCGACAAGATCGACAGTAAAAAGTCGAATTTTTCCGTACAATTCAGCGGGAAGAACCCCGCCGATTTCAAACTCGCGGTGAAGAAGGACGGCGGCGACGTGGATGCCATCACGGCATCGACGATCTCGTCCCGCGCTTTCTCCGATGCCGTACTGCGCGGATATAATGCACTGATGACCCTTACGGGCGGTCAGGTCAACAGCGTGTCGGGTGCGACTTCCGCTGCTGCCGCCCCTGCAAACGAGAGCGACGATGCTCAGAAAGGAGGAGAAAATGAGTAA
- a CDS encoding RnfABCDGE type electron transport complex subunit E — translation MSKLQLITKGLIKENPTFVLLLGMCPTLGTTTSAVNGLGMGVATMFVLTLSNIVISLVKNVIPGKVRIPAFIVIIASFVTVVQLVMQAYTPGLYATLGVFIPLIVVNCIILGRAEAFASKNGVLDSAFDGIGIGLGFTCSLTLLGAVREMLGSGSIFGAKFIDGDGILLFVLAPGAFLALGYLLVIFNKLTAKLK, via the coding sequence ATGAGTAAACTGCAACTGATTACCAAGGGGCTTATCAAGGAGAACCCCACGTTCGTCCTGCTGTTGGGCATGTGTCCCACGCTGGGAACCACGACTTCGGCCGTCAACGGTCTGGGTATGGGCGTCGCCACGATGTTCGTGCTCACTCTCTCCAATATCGTGATTTCGCTGGTGAAGAACGTCATTCCGGGCAAGGTGCGGATACCGGCCTTCATCGTCATCATCGCCTCGTTCGTGACCGTCGTTCAGCTGGTTATGCAGGCTTATACGCCCGGGCTTTACGCCACTCTCGGCGTCTTCATTCCGCTGATCGTGGTCAACTGTATCATCCTGGGCCGGGCCGAGGCTTTCGCCTCGAAGAACGGCGTGCTCGATTCCGCATTCGACGGCATCGGCATCGGGTTGGGCTTCACCTGCTCGCTGACCCTGCTGGGCGCCGTACGCGAAATGCTGGGCAGCGGGTCGATCTTCGGTGCCAAGTTCATCGACGGCGACGGCATCCTGCTCTTCGTGCTGGCTCCCGGAGCCTTCCTCGCGCTGGGCTACCTGCTGGTGATCTTCAACAAACTAACTGCTAAACTGAAGTAA
- a CDS encoding 7-carboxy-7-deazaguanine synthase QueE yields the protein MNKDMLDGGRLLPLVEDFYTIQGEGYHTGKPAYFIRLGGCDVGCRWCDAKFTWNPKHFPPVEVDRIVERAASYPAQAIVVTGGEPSLYPLDYLTAELHRRGLAIFLETSGAHPLTGDFDWICLSPKKQQPPLAEIFPRAHELKVIVETPDDFAWAERNAERVGERCMLFLQPEWSRYGELIPAVVEYVKRNPRWNISVQTHKFMHIP from the coding sequence ATGAATAAGGACATGTTGGACGGCGGCAGGCTGCTGCCGCTGGTCGAAGATTTCTATACCATACAGGGCGAAGGATACCATACGGGAAAACCCGCCTATTTCATCCGCTTGGGCGGCTGCGACGTCGGCTGCCGCTGGTGCGACGCCAAATTTACGTGGAATCCGAAACACTTTCCACCGGTGGAGGTGGACCGGATCGTGGAGCGTGCCGCGTCCTATCCCGCGCAGGCTATCGTGGTCACGGGCGGAGAGCCGTCGCTTTATCCGCTGGATTACCTGACCGCAGAGTTGCACCGTCGCGGGCTGGCGATTTTTCTGGAGACCTCCGGGGCCCATCCTCTGACGGGCGATTTCGACTGGATATGCCTTTCCCCCAAGAAACAGCAGCCCCCACTGGCGGAGATTTTCCCCCGGGCCCACGAATTGAAAGTGATCGTGGAGACTCCGGACGATTTCGCCTGGGCCGAACGCAACGCCGAACGGGTGGGGGAGCGCTGTATGCTCTTTCTGCAACCCGAATGGAGCCGCTACGGGGAGCTGATTCCCGCAGTCGTGGAGTATGTCAAGCGGAATCCCCGCTGGAACATCTCCGTTCAGACCCATAAATTCATGCATATTCCCTAA
- the rsxC gene encoding electron transport complex subunit RsxC: MGGIHPAANKLSAGSPIEKFPLPDDVVVPLSQHIGAPAVAKVAKGDKVLAGQLIAEAGGFVSANIHAPVSGTVTAVDLAVNTQGIRQPMITIKREGDEWAEGIDTSDSLVRECSLSPQEIIAKIKEAGIVGMGGATFPTHVKLSVPQGKKAEFLIINGVECEPYLTADHRVMLERGEELLVGVSILAKALNVNTAYIGIENNKPDAIAHLTALCAAYPGISVVPLKVQYPQGGEKQLIAAVTGRQVPSGGLPIDVGAVVQNVGTALAVYEAVQKNKPLVERVVTVTGKTLAKPSNLLVRVGTPVQALIDHCGGLPGDAGKVIGGGPMMGRAMSNLAAPVTKGSSGVLVMPDDESLRAEAQVCIKCAKCVDVCPMGLEPFLLNKLGSKRMFAEMEPNRVTDCIECGSCSYTCPAALPLLDNIRVGKAEVMKLIRARKA, from the coding sequence CTGGGAGGCATTCATCCCGCGGCCAATAAACTGAGCGCAGGCAGTCCGATCGAGAAGTTCCCGCTGCCCGACGATGTGGTCGTCCCTCTTTCGCAGCATATCGGCGCTCCGGCCGTGGCGAAAGTGGCCAAAGGCGACAAGGTGCTGGCCGGTCAGCTGATCGCCGAGGCCGGCGGATTCGTTTCGGCCAATATCCACGCCCCCGTGTCGGGTACCGTGACGGCTGTCGATCTGGCCGTCAATACGCAGGGTATCCGCCAGCCGATGATTACCATCAAGCGCGAGGGCGACGAGTGGGCCGAAGGGATCGACACTTCCGACAGTTTGGTCCGGGAATGTTCGCTCTCCCCGCAGGAGATTATCGCCAAAATCAAGGAGGCCGGTATCGTGGGTATGGGCGGTGCCACTTTCCCCACGCACGTGAAACTTTCGGTGCCTCAGGGTAAAAAGGCCGAGTTCCTTATCATAAACGGAGTGGAGTGCGAGCCTTACCTGACCGCCGACCACCGTGTGATGCTGGAGCGGGGCGAAGAGTTGCTCGTGGGTGTCTCCATTTTGGCCAAGGCGCTGAACGTGAATACGGCCTATATCGGTATCGAGAACAACAAGCCCGATGCCATCGCCCATCTGACCGCGCTCTGTGCCGCCTATCCGGGTATTTCGGTCGTCCCCCTGAAGGTGCAGTATCCGCAGGGAGGCGAAAAGCAGTTGATCGCCGCCGTTACGGGGCGTCAGGTGCCCTCGGGCGGCCTGCCCATCGACGTGGGTGCCGTGGTGCAGAACGTCGGTACGGCGTTGGCCGTGTATGAAGCCGTGCAGAAAAACAAACCGCTCGTCGAGCGCGTGGTGACCGTTACGGGCAAGACGCTGGCGAAACCTTCCAATCTGTTGGTGCGTGTGGGAACGCCCGTACAGGCGCTCATTGACCATTGCGGCGGTCTGCCCGGCGATGCCGGCAAGGTGATCGGCGGCGGCCCGATGATGGGGCGCGCCATGTCGAATCTGGCCGCACCTGTCACCAAAGGCTCTTCGGGTGTGCTGGTGATGCCCGATGACGAGTCGTTGCGTGCGGAGGCTCAGGTATGTATCAAGTGCGCCAAGTGCGTCGACGTTTGTCCGATGGGGCTCGAACCCTTCTTGCTGAACAAGCTGGGCAGCAAGCGCATGTTTGCGGAGATGGAGCCCAACCGGGTGACCGACTGCATCGAGTGCGGAAGCTGTTCCTATACTTGTCCGGCCGCCCTGCCGCTGCTCGACAATATCCGGGTGGGCAAGGCCGAGGTGATGAAACTGATCCGTGCCCGCAAGGCATAG
- a CDS encoding Fe-S cluster domain-containing protein — protein sequence MSGVLGFTILTLCALGVLAAVILYVVAQKFKVYEDPRIDTVESMLPGANCGGCGFPGCRGMADALVKQDDISSLYCPVGGASTMHAVAEFLGKAVAEKEPQVAVVRCGGNYAKRPRTNVFDGAKSCAVAASLYGGETGCTFGCLGLGDCVAVCNFGAISVNPETGLPEVDEEKCTACGACVKACPKMIIELRRKGIKNRRIYVSCINKDKGAVARRNCTVACIGCGKCVKTCPFGAITLENNVAYIDFNKCKLCRKCVAECPTGAIVEVNFPARVVKEALKADAQKAVAAGKPAAPAEKAPVRKSAEADSAAEVLGAKLEAVSCSAPETAPAAETGKANPSTDSNENK from the coding sequence ATGAGCGGAGTATTGGGATTTACGATTTTGACGCTTTGTGCGTTGGGAGTTCTGGCGGCGGTCATTCTGTATGTCGTCGCCCAGAAGTTCAAAGTCTATGAAGATCCCCGGATCGATACCGTGGAGAGTATGCTGCCCGGAGCCAATTGCGGCGGCTGCGGGTTTCCCGGCTGCCGGGGAATGGCCGATGCGCTGGTGAAGCAGGATGATATTTCGTCCCTCTATTGCCCTGTGGGCGGTGCTTCCACGATGCACGCCGTGGCCGAGTTCCTGGGGAAAGCCGTGGCGGAGAAGGAGCCGCAGGTGGCTGTCGTGCGTTGTGGCGGAAATTATGCCAAGCGCCCCCGCACCAATGTGTTCGACGGGGCCAAGTCGTGCGCCGTGGCAGCCTCCCTTTACGGAGGGGAGACGGGCTGTACGTTCGGCTGTCTCGGATTGGGCGACTGCGTGGCCGTTTGTAATTTCGGTGCCATCTCCGTCAATCCCGAGACCGGGCTTCCCGAGGTGGACGAGGAGAAGTGTACCGCCTGCGGCGCTTGTGTGAAAGCCTGCCCGAAGATGATCATCGAGTTGCGCCGCAAGGGGATCAAGAACCGCCGTATCTATGTCTCCTGCATCAACAAGGACAAGGGGGCCGTTGCCCGCCGCAACTGTACGGTGGCCTGCATCGGCTGCGGAAAGTGCGTGAAGACCTGTCCGTTCGGTGCCATCACGCTGGAGAACAACGTGGCCTATATCGACTTCAACAAGTGCAAACTGTGTCGTAAATGCGTCGCCGAATGTCCTACGGGAGCCATCGTGGAGGTCAACTTTCCGGCCCGTGTGGTAAAGGAGGCGCTCAAGGCCGATGCTCAGAAGGCTGTGGCAGCCGGGAAACCTGCCGCTCCGGCCGAAAAGGCTCCGGTCCGGAAGTCCGCTGAGGCCGATTCCGCCGCCGAAGTGCTCGGCGCCAAACTCGAGGCCGTCTCCTGTTCCGCCCCGGAAACCGCTCCGGCTGCCGAAACGGGGAAGGCAAATCCTTCGACCGATTCAAACGAAAATAAATAA
- the hpt gene encoding hypoxanthine phosphoribosyltransferase, producing MKRVTLQDKTFELFIPYEQIQSSVQQLADRINRDYADKPVPLFLGVLNGSFMFMAELMKRIGFACEMSFVKLASYRGTSSTGKVSELIGLTDNLQGRDIIVVEDIVDTGESIDHLMRSLVGHRPASIEVATLLFKPSAYKKEVEIRYPAISIPNDFIVGFGLDYNQLGRNLCDIYKIVNE from the coding sequence ATGAAACGCGTGACCCTTCAGGACAAAACCTTCGAACTTTTCATTCCCTACGAGCAGATACAGAGTTCCGTGCAGCAGCTTGCCGACCGGATCAACCGGGACTATGCGGACAAGCCCGTGCCCCTGTTCCTCGGGGTGCTCAACGGTTCGTTCATGTTCATGGCCGAGCTGATGAAACGGATCGGGTTCGCCTGCGAAATGTCGTTCGTCAAGCTGGCGTCCTACCGGGGCACCAGCTCCACGGGCAAGGTTTCGGAACTGATCGGGTTGACCGACAACCTGCAGGGACGCGACATTATCGTGGTGGAGGACATCGTGGATACGGGCGAGAGCATCGACCATCTGATGCGTTCGCTGGTGGGACACCGCCCTGCCAGCATCGAGGTGGCCACCCTGCTGTTCAAGCCTTCGGCCTACAAGAAGGAGGTCGAAATCCGGTATCCGGCCATCTCCATTCCCAACGATTTCATCGTGGGCTTCGGACTCGACTACAACCAGCTGGGCCGCAATCTGTGCGACATATACAAGATCGTGAATGAATAA
- the purE gene encoding 5-(carboxyamino)imidazole ribonucleotide mutase, producing MNPKVSIIMGSTSDLKIMEGAAKFLDEMEIPYEINALSAHRVPELVADFAKNAQGRGIQVIIAGAGGAAHLPGVIAASTPLPVIGVPIKSSNSIDGWDSILSILQMPSGIPVATMALDGAKNAAILAAQIIATGDRAVAEKVAAFKADLARKIEAANKELAQIKMKFKTN from the coding sequence ATGAATCCGAAAGTCAGCATCATCATGGGCAGCACTTCCGACCTGAAAATCATGGAAGGAGCGGCCAAATTCCTCGACGAAATGGAGATTCCCTACGAAATAAACGCCCTGTCGGCGCACCGGGTACCGGAACTGGTGGCCGATTTCGCAAAGAACGCACAGGGACGGGGCATCCAGGTCATCATCGCCGGAGCCGGCGGGGCGGCCCATCTGCCGGGCGTGATCGCAGCCTCCACGCCGCTGCCCGTAATCGGGGTGCCCATCAAATCGTCCAATTCGATCGACGGATGGGACAGCATCCTCTCCATCCTGCAGATGCCCTCGGGGATTCCGGTAGCTACCATGGCGTTGGACGGAGCTAAAAATGCCGCCATCCTCGCCGCGCAGATCATCGCCACGGGCGACAGAGCCGTTGCGGAAAAGGTAGCCGCATTCAAAGCCGACCTGGCAAGGAAGATCGAAGCCGCCAACAAGGAGCTCGCCCAGATCAAAATGAAATTCAAGACCAACTGA
- a CDS encoding FtsB family cell division protein, with the protein MLRDRRLWLITIAVFLLLITVFDRNNLLDRWKLKQQIRELERQRTYYLEKIAEDSTLIERLKNDAFLEQYAREHYLMKRRGEQIYIVPEK; encoded by the coding sequence ATGTTGAGAGATCGAAGGCTGTGGCTGATAACGATCGCGGTGTTCCTGCTGCTGATCACCGTCTTCGACCGCAACAACCTGCTCGACCGTTGGAAACTCAAACAGCAGATACGCGAACTGGAACGCCAGAGGACCTATTACCTTGAAAAGATCGCCGAAGACAGCACCCTGATCGAACGGCTCAAAAACGACGCCTTCCTCGAGCAGTACGCCCGCGAACATTACCTGATGAAACGCCGGGGCGAACAGATTTACATCGTTCCCGAAAAATAG
- a CDS encoding sialyltransferase: MTRNFFLYLFSLLLPAVMVSCDKEEGFRPSWIAEGADFDSPDHYFYVTFGTMPTLYAGLHMLSHDKPSYVFYERTATFDAGKLPSHVTVCPYMGANDQQPQMREWMKNKIREIDRENPQAIFGLYVDDLRCRLGYDWFVAQGIDSSRVKVTMLSDGTGTYNNFYNYFNVPGTGEQNWKTYASQVEALDWSYPRGYATRSIGEFESWEWPYYLSTRPGYRLLLQDASLFETQDPYVQEQMPAMYLWSRTPYEMLADLTEEERKKFFEMASFDRDAFDAGFDASSKKNLVIIGTNGDGDNQRAYVQRLYDEYKDRYDLFFKPHPSDVTSADYETAFPGLTLLPGQMPFEIFVWSLIDKIDMIGGYPSTVYLTVPVEKVTFLFASGPDALIRPLNLIFAAAQDRVEWMQPE; encoded by the coding sequence ATGACACGTAACTTTTTCCTGTATCTGTTTTCGCTGTTGTTGCCGGCCGTGATGGTCTCCTGCGACAAGGAGGAGGGGTTCCGGCCTTCGTGGATCGCCGAGGGGGCCGATTTCGACTCTCCCGACCACTATTTTTATGTCACGTTCGGCACGATGCCCACCCTTTATGCGGGACTGCACATGCTCTCCCACGACAAGCCCTCCTATGTCTTTTACGAGCGGACGGCGACGTTCGATGCCGGAAAACTTCCCTCCCACGTTACGGTTTGTCCTTACATGGGAGCCAATGACCAGCAGCCTCAGATGCGGGAGTGGATGAAAAATAAAATCCGGGAGATCGACCGGGAAAACCCGCAGGCGATCTTCGGCCTCTACGTCGACGACCTTCGCTGCCGCCTGGGCTACGACTGGTTCGTGGCGCAGGGGATCGACTCCTCCCGTGTGAAGGTGACGATGCTTTCGGACGGTACGGGTACCTACAACAATTTCTACAACTATTTCAATGTTCCGGGGACCGGCGAGCAGAACTGGAAGACCTACGCATCCCAGGTCGAGGCGCTCGACTGGTCCTATCCGCGCGGTTATGCGACCCGTTCCATCGGGGAGTTCGAAAGCTGGGAGTGGCCCTATTATCTCTCGACGCGGCCCGGCTACCGGCTTTTGCTTCAGGATGCCTCGCTTTTCGAAACGCAAGACCCCTACGTGCAGGAACAGATGCCGGCCATGTATTTGTGGAGTCGGACGCCCTATGAGATGCTGGCTGATTTGACGGAGGAGGAGCGTAAGAAGTTCTTTGAGATGGCGTCTTTCGACAGGGATGCTTTCGATGCCGGGTTCGACGCTTCTTCGAAAAAGAATCTGGTGATTATCGGGACCAATGGGGACGGGGACAATCAGAGGGCCTACGTGCAGCGTCTCTATGACGAGTATAAGGACCGGTACGACCTTTTCTTTAAGCCGCATCCGTCTGACGTCACCTCAGCGGATTACGAGACGGCTTTTCCCGGATTGACCTTGTTGCCCGGGCAAATGCCTTTCGAAATTTTCGTCTGGTCGCTGATCGACAAGATCGACATGATCGGCGGTTATCCTTCGACGGTGTACCTGACCGTACCTGTCGAAAAGGTGACGTTTCTTTTCGCCTCGGGGCCTGATGCGTTGATCCGTCCGCTCAATCTGATCTTTGCCGCCGCGCAGGATCGGGTCGAATGGATGCAGCCCGAATAA
- a CDS encoding RnfABCDGE type electron transport complex subunit D, whose protein sequence is MEKKLVVSPSPHVHGEDSTRNLMRDVLIALIPAFGVSVVVYGWQVLLVTAVSVAACMLFEFLIQRFLLKGKNTLGDLSAVVTGVLLAFNVPATLPIWMLVLGALVAVGVGKMSFGGLGRNPFNPALVGRVFLLISFPVAMTSFGTPEGVDGMSGATPLAFVKEALKSGKSVSELMPSVSYSDMLMGFKAGSLGEIAALALLVGFVYLLWQKVITWHIPVFILGTMAVFSGILWGIDPEHYMSPLFQLLSGGAILGAVYMATDYVTSPMTHKGMAIYGIGIGVITILIRVWGAYPEGISFAILIMNAVVPLINKYVKPRRFGVVKK, encoded by the coding sequence ATGGAGAAAAAATTAGTTGTATCGCCCTCTCCCCATGTTCATGGAGAGGATTCTACGAGGAATCTGATGCGCGACGTGCTGATCGCCCTGATTCCCGCTTTCGGCGTCTCCGTAGTGGTGTACGGCTGGCAGGTGCTGCTGGTGACCGCCGTATCGGTGGCTGCCTGCATGCTCTTCGAATTTCTGATTCAGCGCTTCCTGCTCAAAGGTAAAAATACGCTGGGCGACCTTTCGGCCGTGGTGACCGGCGTGCTGCTCGCATTCAACGTTCCCGCCACGCTTCCGATCTGGATGCTCGTGCTGGGTGCGCTGGTAGCCGTGGGTGTCGGCAAGATGAGTTTCGGCGGGCTGGGCCGCAATCCGTTCAATCCGGCGCTCGTGGGTCGTGTCTTTCTGCTGATCTCCTTTCCCGTGGCCATGACTTCGTTCGGTACGCCCGAGGGTGTGGACGGCATGTCGGGGGCCACTCCGCTGGCTTTCGTCAAGGAGGCGCTCAAGAGCGGAAAGAGCGTGAGCGAACTGATGCCTTCGGTCAGCTATTCCGACATGCTGATGGGCTTCAAGGCCGGATCGCTCGGTGAGATCGCCGCGCTGGCCCTGCTGGTCGGGTTCGTCTACCTGCTCTGGCAGAAAGTCATCACTTGGCACATACCGGTCTTCATCCTCGGTACGATGGCCGTTTTCAGCGGCATCCTCTGGGGGATCGACCCCGAGCACTACATGAGCCCCCTGTTCCAGTTGCTGAGCGGAGGCGCCATTCTGGGTGCCGTCTATATGGCTACCGATTATGTCACTTCTCCCATGACGCACAAGGGCATGGCGATTTACGGTATCGGTATCGGTGTCATCACGATCCTGATCCGTGTCTGGGGGGCTTATCCCGAAGGCATCTCTTTTGCGATCCTCATCATGAACGCCGTGGTGCCCCTGATCAATAAATATGTGAAACCCCGCCGTTTCGGTGTCGTGAAAAAATAG